Proteins from a genomic interval of Thamnophis elegans isolate rThaEle1 chromosome 2, rThaEle1.pri, whole genome shotgun sequence:
- the C2H5orf24 gene encoding UPF0461 protein C5orf24 homolog isoform X2 — protein sequence MAADFPCPMNIQNFKKMMHPVASSNSPFCGTGKTSCLNDDNGTPTDQFDLYSTQQTKYSHTVGHKPIPCQRQDALNEPHLQTTSSRNLETKDELKKKKNLNRSGKRGRPSGTTKSAGYRTSTGRPLGTTKAAGFKTSPGRPLGTTKAAGYKVSPGRPPGSIKALSRLPNLSYTCSSAAFPYSVVHNRGVHATGETSSKIKQPTE from the exons ATGGCTGCAGATTTTCCCTGCCCCATGAACATTCAAAATTTCAAG AAAATGATGCACCCTGTTGCCAGTAGCAACTCCCCTTTCTGCGGGACTGGAAAAACATCTTGCCTTAATGATGACAATGGGACACCCACCGATCAGTTTGATTTATATTCCACACAGCAAACCAAGTATAGCCACACAGTTGGGCACAAGCCAATACCATGCCAGAGACAAGATGCATTAAATGAACCACATTTGCAGACCACAAGTAGCAGAAATTTAGAGACGAAAGatgaacttaaaaaaaagaaaaatctcaacAGATCTGGAAAACGCGGAAGGCCTTCAGGGACGACAAAATCAGCGGGGTACAGAACAAGCACAGGCAGACCACTTGGGACCACCAAAGCAGCTGGATTTAAGACAAGTCCAGGTAGACCCTTGGGCACAACTAAAGCTGCAGGTTACAAAGTCAGCCCGGGGAGACCTCCTGGCAGCATTAAAGCTCTATCACGGCTTCCAAATCTAAGTTATACTTGTAGCAGTGCAGCTTTTCCTTATTCTGTGGTGCATAACAGAGGAGTACATGCTACTGGTGAAACAAGTAGCAAAATCAAACAACCCACTGAATAA
- the C2H5orf24 gene encoding UPF0461 protein C5orf24 homolog isoform X1, with protein sequence MAADFPCPMNIQNFKQKMMHPVASSNSPFCGTGKTSCLNDDNGTPTDQFDLYSTQQTKYSHTVGHKPIPCQRQDALNEPHLQTTSSRNLETKDELKKKKNLNRSGKRGRPSGTTKSAGYRTSTGRPLGTTKAAGFKTSPGRPLGTTKAAGYKVSPGRPPGSIKALSRLPNLSYTCSSAAFPYSVVHNRGVHATGETSSKIKQPTE encoded by the exons ATGGCTGCAGATTTTCCCTGCCCCATGAACATTCAAAATTTCAAG cagAAAATGATGCACCCTGTTGCCAGTAGCAACTCCCCTTTCTGCGGGACTGGAAAAACATCTTGCCTTAATGATGACAATGGGACACCCACCGATCAGTTTGATTTATATTCCACACAGCAAACCAAGTATAGCCACACAGTTGGGCACAAGCCAATACCATGCCAGAGACAAGATGCATTAAATGAACCACATTTGCAGACCACAAGTAGCAGAAATTTAGAGACGAAAGatgaacttaaaaaaaagaaaaatctcaacAGATCTGGAAAACGCGGAAGGCCTTCAGGGACGACAAAATCAGCGGGGTACAGAACAAGCACAGGCAGACCACTTGGGACCACCAAAGCAGCTGGATTTAAGACAAGTCCAGGTAGACCCTTGGGCACAACTAAAGCTGCAGGTTACAAAGTCAGCCCGGGGAGACCTCCTGGCAGCATTAAAGCTCTATCACGGCTTCCAAATCTAAGTTATACTTGTAGCAGTGCAGCTTTTCCTTATTCTGTGGTGCATAACAGAGGAGTACATGCTACTGGTGAAACAAGTAGCAAAATCAAACAACCCACTGAATAA
- the C2H5orf24 gene encoding UPF0461 protein C5orf24 homolog isoform X3 produces the protein MMHPVASSNSPFCGTGKTSCLNDDNGTPTDQFDLYSTQQTKYSHTVGHKPIPCQRQDALNEPHLQTTSSRNLETKDELKKKKNLNRSGKRGRPSGTTKSAGYRTSTGRPLGTTKAAGFKTSPGRPLGTTKAAGYKVSPGRPPGSIKALSRLPNLSYTCSSAAFPYSVVHNRGVHATGETSSKIKQPTE, from the coding sequence ATGATGCACCCTGTTGCCAGTAGCAACTCCCCTTTCTGCGGGACTGGAAAAACATCTTGCCTTAATGATGACAATGGGACACCCACCGATCAGTTTGATTTATATTCCACACAGCAAACCAAGTATAGCCACACAGTTGGGCACAAGCCAATACCATGCCAGAGACAAGATGCATTAAATGAACCACATTTGCAGACCACAAGTAGCAGAAATTTAGAGACGAAAGatgaacttaaaaaaaagaaaaatctcaacAGATCTGGAAAACGCGGAAGGCCTTCAGGGACGACAAAATCAGCGGGGTACAGAACAAGCACAGGCAGACCACTTGGGACCACCAAAGCAGCTGGATTTAAGACAAGTCCAGGTAGACCCTTGGGCACAACTAAAGCTGCAGGTTACAAAGTCAGCCCGGGGAGACCTCCTGGCAGCATTAAAGCTCTATCACGGCTTCCAAATCTAAGTTATACTTGTAGCAGTGCAGCTTTTCCTTATTCTGTGGTGCATAACAGAGGAGTACATGCTACTGGTGAAACAAGTAGCAAAATCAAACAACCCACTGAATAA